Sequence from the Rhodococcus jostii RHA1 genome:
CGAGAACACTTCCGCCACTTCCTCGCGATTGGGGACGAGCGACGTGATCGACTGGTCCGACCACACGACGAACGGGGTGATGACGTACCCGGAGCGGGTGACGTAGTCGTCGAGCCTGCCGAGCACCGCGGACGGCTCCACGTCGAGGCCGAGTTCCTCGTGCAGCTCGCGCCGGGCGGCGTCCTCGCCGGTCTCCCCCGGATCCACTCCGCCGCCGGGCAACGCGAACTGTCCCGGATGCGCGCGCATCTTGCTCGGGCGCATGGTCAGCGGAACGGCCTGACCGCCGGCGCCGTCGTTCATCACGGCGATCACTACCGCCGCGGACCGCCGATTCGTCGGGTCCACGATCCGTGGTTCGAAGCGTGCCAGCGCGTCGGCGAGCCGTTCCCTGCTCAGTGCGTGCCCATTCACCATCACCCGACAGTATCGCCAGTCGCGGCGAAACCCACGCTTCGATCCCCCCGCGTTTCGAACCCCGCGCCGGCCGTCAGCCGAGCAGTTGCTGCCTGATCTCGTTCTTGAGGACCTTCCCCAGTTTGGAACGCGGCAGATCGGGCCAGACCAGGATTTCCTTCGGGGTCTTCACGCTGCCGATGCGCGCTTTCACGAACGCCGTGAGTGCGTCGGCCTCGATCGGTGTTCCGGCTCGGGACTGGACGACGGCGACGACACGTTCACCCCATTTCTCGTCGGGGAGCCCGATCACCCCGCAGTCCTGGATTCCGGGGTACGCCATGAGCGCCTGTTCCACTTCGACGGAATAGACGTTGAATCCGCCGGTGATGATCATGTCCTTGGCCCGGTCGACGATGTACAGGAAGTTGTCGTCGTCGAGGTACCCGATGTCGCCCGTGTGATGCCAGCCGTGCGCCGACGCCTCCTGCGTCGCAACGGGATTCTTGTAGTACCCCGTCATGACGAGCGAGCTGCGCACGACCACTTCGCCTCGCTCACCGGAAGGCAGCAGCGTCCCCTGCCCGTCCATGATGGCGACGGTGACCAGCGGGGAGGGCCTGCCTGCGGAGCTCAGCCGGGCGGTCGCCACCGAGCCGTCGGCGTGGAAATGGTCTTTCGGCGCCATCGTCGCGATCATCATCGGCGCCTCGCTCTGCCCGAACAGCTGGGCCATCACCGGCCCGATCCGGGTCAGCGCTTCTTCGAGCCGGGTCGGCGAGATCGGCGCCGCGCCGTACCAGAAGCATTGCAGCGAACTCAGGTCCGTCGTCGCCAGGTCTGCGTGGTCCAGCAGCATGTAGATCAGGGTCGGCGGAAGGAAGGTGTGGGTGACGCGGTCCCGGTCGATGTGCGCGAGGAACTGCCCCAGGTCGGGCGTGGGCATGATGACCACCTGTCCGCCGAGGGCGAGGATCGGGAAACACAGGACACCGGCCGCGTGCGTCAACGGCGCGAGGGCGAGGTAGACCGGCCTGCCGTCGAACGGGTAGCTCATCAGGGTCAGCGCAGACATCGTCTCGATGTTCCGGCCGGTGAGCATCACACCCTTCGGCCTCCCCGTCGTGCCGCCGGTGCCGACGATCAGCGCGAGATCGTCGACCGGCTCGACGTCGAGACGTTCGGTACCCAGCCAG
This genomic interval carries:
- a CDS encoding acyl-CoA synthetase, with translation MRLTDYLDKGASLGPSSPCLTMGDRTLSYADVQDLSRRVAAALARSGIAAGDKVAVLSGNDPTAFSCVFGISRAGAVWCPINPRNEAAENRDLLALFDCRCLIFQKAFAPLVDRIRRQLPLLTTLVCLDGDEEYAHPFDDWLGTERLDVEPVDDLALIVGTGGTTGRPKGVMLTGRNIETMSALTLMSYPFDGRPVYLALAPLTHAAGVLCFPILALGGQVVIMPTPDLGQFLAHIDRDRVTHTFLPPTLIYMLLDHADLATTDLSSLQCFWYGAAPISPTRLEEALTRIGPVMAQLFGQSEAPMMIATMAPKDHFHADGSVATARLSSAGRPSPLVTVAIMDGQGTLLPSGERGEVVVRSSLVMTGYYKNPVATQEASAHGWHHTGDIGYLDDDNFLYIVDRAKDMIITGGFNVYSVEVEQALMAYPGIQDCGVIGLPDEKWGERVVAVVQSRAGTPIEADALTAFVKARIGSVKTPKEILVWPDLPRSKLGKVLKNEIRQQLLG
- a CDS encoding NUDIX hydrolase, with protein sequence MVNGHALSRERLADALARFEPRIVDPTNRRSAAVVIAVMNDGAGGQAVPLTMRPSKMRAHPGQFALPGGGVDPGETGEDAARRELHEELGLDVEPSAVLGRLDDYVTRSGYVITPFVVWSDQSITSLVPNREEVAEVFSVGVPEIDAEPRFVEIPESSKPVIQWPFRRHLVHAPTGAVVFQFREVALHGRHTRIDGFDQPVFAWR